The DNA window CGCGAGATACTGATCCACAAGACCCTCCAGACAGGTCCGATTACAATTGAGCGGAATCGGCCCCGTGGAGGCGTGCATGGCGACGGCGATCGTAAGAAGGCCAACGACACAAAGGACAACGAAAGACCGCATCGGATTCTTCTCCTATCGAGGTTTTTTCAGATGGTAATATCGTCGAACTCTATGACAAAGACAATCGCGCGGCGAAGTTTTCTGGCAGGTTCGGTTCTGGCCGGCGCGCATGCGTTATTGGCCTTCCAGCAGGCACCCGCGACGGCAGGCCCGGCCGATCCCAAATTGATCGAGGACCTTGTCGCCGGATACCGCATTCTGGCGCAGCAAGGCATACTCGACGGTTTCGGCCACGTCAGTGCACGGCACAACCGTTCCGTGACGCGGTACATCATGTCGCGATCGCTGGCGCCGGAGCTGGTGACGGCAGCCGACTTGATTGAATTCGACCTGGACGGCAATGCTGTCGATGCCAAAGGGCGGCCGCTTTACTCGGAGCGCTTCATTCACGCTGAAATCTATCGGGCGCGCCCCGAGGTGCGCGCAATCGTCCACAACCACGCGCCGTCTTTAATTCCCTTCGGAGTGACGACGGTGCCGTTACGGCCGATGTATCACATGGCAGCGTTCATCGGAAACGGGGTGCCGGTGTTCGATATTCGCAAATCCTTCGGCATGACCGATATGCTCATCAGCGATTCGAAGAAAGGCCACGCGCTGGCTGAAGTCCTGGGCGACAAGGCGGCCGTGCTGATGCGCGGACACGGCGTGGCCGTTGTCGGTTCGACGATTCCGATTGCCGTCGGCCGGAGCATTTACCTCGACGTGAATGCCAAAATCGAGACGCAGGCTCTGGGTCTGGGCGGAAATATCACGTACCTCGATCCGCAGGAAGCCCAGAAAATGATGGACGCGGGAGAAAATCGGAGTTACGAACGGCCCTGGGAATTATGGAAAGCCAAAGCGATGGCGAAATAGAACAGGGGCGGGGGAGAAACGACCATGACGATGAATCGCTGGAGTCCTTCAAGATTTGACCTGCCGGATCTGGTAAGATTCTGGCGCTATGAAATTTACGTTTGTAAAGACCGGCCTGTGGGTGGGAGCGACACTCTTTACCGCCGCAGTCGCCCTTATGGCCGGGCAGGATGCCCCGCAGAATGCGAAAGCCGAGCAGATCCTGAACAACAGCTGCACCGCCTGCCACGATCTGAGACAGATTCAAACCCAGGCACTTGACGCCGATGCATGGACCAAGGTCGTCAACTCCATGGTCGAAAAAGGCGCCATGGTCGGCAAAGACGACATTCCGCTGCTGGTCGACTATCTCGAAGACAATTTCGGCCCGTTACCGGATGGTGCCGGCAAGGAGATCGTGCTGAATAAATGCACGGTGTGCCATGACCTCAAGCGCGTCCGGCAGCATTTCGCAACTCCGGAAGACTGGGCCGACACGCTGAATGCCATGCAGAATGAAGGATTGATGATCTCGGATGATGATCTGCTTACGGTCCTGAAATACCTGGCGCGGAATTTCAGGGAACAATAGCCACAAAAGGCACAAAAAAAAGGGAGGATGGTGAACACGCACCATCCTCCTTTTTTTGTGCCTTTTGTGGCTATTTGCTTTCTTTGAACACGCGTTCCTTGCAGATCTCCACAATACAGATGGAGTCCACATTCCTATTTGCCGGCGGCACCGCCATGCCGCGCTCGGTCATCAGCTTGCGGATAAGAGAGGCAGCTTCCGGCCGTGCGACCGCGGATTGGACTCCGAACCGCACGAGACCGTCGGCGTAATCGAGCGCTTCCCAGGTGTGACCGGCGATCTTCGAAACGAGTGTTTCGGTATCGCGGTTTCCCTTGTCGCGCGCATCGAGTTTGGCGCCGTGGTCGACCAGCATCTGGATGACTTCCGGCCGGCCTTTGGCGGCGGCGACCATCAATGAAGTGCGTCCGTCACCGTTGGCGGCGCCGGCATCGAGTCCGAGGTCGAGAAGGTATTTCACGGTCTCGATGTTTTCTTTGTACGAATGCTCATACGTCACGCCTTCGACCCAACCCACTCCGGATGCGGCAGTCAGAGCCGTATCTTCGTGATTGGTCTTCGTCATCGGATTGGCGCCATGGGCGACCAGGAGCTTCAACAACTCGAGATCGCTGGACTGGGCCGCGCGGATGAACGGAGTCGCGCCGTCTTCGAGGAACCACTGCATGGTGAAGATGGTGCGGGTCAGCGTATTGTCCTTGGCCGCGATATTCGGATCGGCGCCATGGCCGAGCAGGAACTTGATGTAATCGAGATGATCCAGGTCCGGCTTCGGAACCGGGAAGTCGCCGCCCTCGATGTTGCGATTGTCGGTCGCGAGGTACAGCGGCGTCCAGTTGCCTTTGTTCTTCTTGTTGACGTCGGCTCCGTGTTCAATGAGGTACTCGGCCAATTTGTAGTGGCGGTTATTGGTCGCCGTCAGCAGTGGCGTCCAGCCGTATTCGGTGGTCTGGTTCACATCGGCGCCTGCTTTGAGCAGGAGCTTTGAGGATTCCAGATCGCCTTCACGCGCTGCGAGAACCATCGCGGTCAGACCGCCGCCGCCCGTGCCGACGAGTCCGGCAACGATGACATCGGTATCATCTTCTTCCGGAGCAGCCGCGGCAGCAGCGTTTCCGGCACCGGCAGCCTGAGCTCCCGCTCCGCCACCGCGTTGTCCTCGGCCACCCTGTCCACGACCAGCCTGTCCACGGCCGCCTTGCGCCGCGGCGGGCTGGCCGCCAGCTTGTTGTCCGGCATTGGCAGCCTGCTGTTGTCCAGCAGCCGCCGGACCTCCAGCAGCCGCTCCCTGTTGCCGATTGCGGCCACCGGCGGCGCCGAAGCCACCACCGCCGGCTCCGCGTACGCCGGTGACGCTGCCGTTAGCGACGTCGATGGCGAGCTGCTCTTCGTAGGTTTTTCCGTCTTCCGCGGCTTCCTTGCGGACTTTATTCGCGGCATCGACACGCGCCGCGTTGACGCGGTTCGCCATGTAATTTCGGGGCAGGCCGGCTCCGCCGGTTCTGGCGGCAAAATCGGCTTTGCCGTCCAGCAACGCGCCGACAGCGGCAGGATGCTGCTGTTCGACGGCCCACATCAGTGCCGTGGTGCCGCGCAGCGGCTCCTTCGCGTTAACCTCGGCGCCCGCCGCCAGCAGTACCGTGATCGCATCCGGGCTTCCGGCGCGGGCGGCAAGCATCAACATGGTTTCACCGGCCGGTCCACGCTGTTTGGCGTCGGCGCCGGCTTTGATCAGTTTATCGATCGTTTTGGCATCGCCGTAAACAGAAGCCATCTGCAACGGCGTAATGCCTTCACGATTTTTGGCATCCACGGCGGCGCCCGCCTTGATCAGCATGTCCACGGCTTCAGAGTCCTGGTGGTATACGGCCCAGTGCAGCGCGGTGGCGCCGTCGATCTGCGTCGCATTCACGTCCGCCTTCTGCTGGATCAAGGTGCGAAGGGCGGCGTCGTCATGTTTCATTGAGGCGTCGGCCACATCGTTGTGGCCGACCGCCAGAAAGGTCATGCTCGCCGCCGACACCGCGAGTACTGCGAAACCTGCAAGTATAAATTTTCGAATCATCGCTTTTGTGGTCTCCGCTTAGAGTTTCGCAAGTCTGCCGGTGCTGTCGCCCTGCTTATCCTGTTGAATGCCGTACATGTCCAGGATGCTGAGCAGAAGGTTTCCGGTGGTGATGGTCTTCCGCTCGTAGTGCAGGTGGCGTCCACCCTTGAGGTTTCCGTTGATGCCGCCGATCAGATAGTGCGGCACGTCGTAGTGTTGATGCTGATTCGAGTTGCCCATGTTGGTGCCGTGGAGAATCAGCGTGTGATCGAGCAGTGTACCGTCTCCATCCGGCGTCGCTTTCAGCTTGTTCGCCAGATACGACGTCGTGAGCAGGTGATACCGGTTGAGCAACGAGTACTTCTTGATCTGCGCCGGATCGTCCTGATGATGCGATCCGCCGTGGAAGCTGACGCTGACTCCGCCTTCAGGGAACCACTCGCCCTTCGGGAACGGATAAGTTTTGCCCGTCAGGTCGCGGGCGCCGAGCAGCGTGGCAACGCGCGTGATGTCGGCTTTGAATGCCAGCGCGGTGAGATCCCAGTGCAATTTGATGTGTTCGTCGAACAGTTCCGGAATGCCGGACGGCTCCGGCGTGTCCGGAAGCGTGCTGGAGGCTTTTGCGGCCAGCTGAATCCGGCGTTCGATCTCGCGGATCTCGTCGGTGTACTGATTGACCGTGCGTTGATCGGCCGCGCCGAGGTTCTTCTTCAAGCCCTGGAATTCCACCAGCAGCGAGTCCAGAATGCTGCGGCTCTGCCGGTTGCGGGCGGAGCGGACCTCCGGCGTTGCGCCGCTTCCGAACAGGCGTTCGAAAACCACCTGCGGATCGAGTTCCATCGGAAGAGGCGTGATGCCTTCGACGTCGCGGCCGCGATCGTCTTTGCCGCCGCGCCATGAGAGCGAGTTGGTGTACGAACAGCTGTAGCCTTCGCCGCAGTTGCTCGAGCTGGAATTCGGATCTTCGACGGCAAGCTGCAGCGACGGAAGCAGGTTGTTCTGTCCGATCTTGTCCGCAATCACCTGATCGATGGTGTTGCTGCCGACGCTGGCGTCGGAACCGGCCGTCTTCCGCGGCTTGATGGCCGTGAGGAACGCCGCGGCAACCCAGTGGTCCGAACCGGTGGTGCCCTCGGGCGGCTCAGCCGACTTCGACCACAGTCCCGTGCAGATCGTGAGCTGGTCTTTGACGTTCTTGAGAACTTCGGGAATGTAAGGCATCTGCTCGGGCAGCTTACCTTCCTGAGCGGGCTCCCAGTAACCAGGGGCCATGCCGTGCGGATAGAAAACACCTACAAAACGGGGCGTCGCAGTCCGAGCTGCCGGGGTTTGCGCCAAAAGAGTTCCAGCGGGAACCATTGCTTCAAGCAACGGCAGGCCAAGGGTGACGCCTGCGCCACGGAGGAACGTACGACGTGGTATCGCTTTTTTCGTTAAAAACATAAGTCCTCCTTAATTACCTTTTTCTTTATTAGATTGCGTGCTCGCCTCTTGTATTTTCATATTCATCTGGAACGGCTTGCTTTTCACAATATCGAGGACGAGGGTTGAAAATTTATTGTTGTTCCGAGCCGCGTCGTGAGCGATCGTGCGGACGAGCGGCATGTCCTGGTACTCGACTCCGCGTCCTAGCGCGTAAGTCATCAGCTTTTCAATGGAGACTTGGGCAAACACATCGGAATAGCCCGTCAACCACTTACGGAGACCGGCGGGACCGTCGATCTTCGTTCCATCGAATGTCGTCGCAACAGGATCGACCGGCGTACCGCCGTCATCCAGCCGCCACCTTGCGATGGCATCGAAATTTTCGAGCGAGAATCCAATCGGATCCATCATGCTGTGGCACTGCTTGCAATCATCGCGCACGCGGTGCATCAGCATCTTCTCTCGCATTGTCGGTTCTTTGGAGTTTCCGGTCGCATCGGTCGCTCTGGCCGGAAGCGGCGGAACGTTCGGCGGAGGATCCGGCGGGCTCATGCCGAGGATGTTCCCCATGATCCACTTGCCGCGCGTTACCGGCGATGTTCGATCCGGTTTCGCCGAGGTGACCAGGAAAGCACCCTTTCCGATCAGGCCCTTGCGAACGTCCATATCCGGACCAAGCGTCACTCGCCGGAACTGGCTGCCATAAACGTTTGGAATGCCGTAATGCTTCGCCAGGCGCTCGTTCACGAACGTGTAATCGGCCGTCAACAGTTCGGTGATCGGACGATCTTCGCGAATGATGTTGTCGAACAGCAGTTCGACTTCACGCCGCATCGCCTGGCGCAACGGATCGTCGAAATCCGGATACAACATCGGGAGCGGACTCTCCGCCTGCAAGCCGCGGAGGTTCAGCCACTGGCCGGCAAAGTTGGTGGCCAGCGCTTCCGATTTCGGATCCTTCAACATCCGGCGGAC is part of the Terriglobia bacterium genome and encodes:
- a CDS encoding class II aldolase/adducin family protein, translated to MTKTIARRSFLAGSVLAGAHALLAFQQAPATAGPADPKLIEDLVAGYRILAQQGILDGFGHVSARHNRSVTRYIMSRSLAPELVTAADLIEFDLDGNAVDAKGRPLYSERFIHAEIYRARPEVRAIVHNHAPSLIPFGVTTVPLRPMYHMAAFIGNGVPVFDIRKSFGMTDMLISDSKKGHALAEVLGDKAAVLMRGHGVAVVGSTIPIAVGRSIYLDVNAKIETQALGLGGNITYLDPQEAQKMMDAGENRSYERPWELWKAKAMAK
- a CDS encoding DUF1552 domain-containing protein; translated protein: MFLTKKAIPRRTFLRGAGVTLGLPLLEAMVPAGTLLAQTPAARTATPRFVGVFYPHGMAPGYWEPAQEGKLPEQMPYIPEVLKNVKDQLTICTGLWSKSAEPPEGTTGSDHWVAAAFLTAIKPRKTAGSDASVGSNTIDQVIADKIGQNNLLPSLQLAVEDPNSSSSNCGEGYSCSYTNSLSWRGGKDDRGRDVEGITPLPMELDPQVVFERLFGSGATPEVRSARNRQSRSILDSLLVEFQGLKKNLGAADQRTVNQYTDEIREIERRIQLAAKASSTLPDTPEPSGIPELFDEHIKLHWDLTALAFKADITRVATLLGARDLTGKTYPFPKGEWFPEGGVSVSFHGGSHHQDDPAQIKKYSLLNRYHLLTTSYLANKLKATPDGDGTLLDHTLILHGTNMGNSNQHQHYDVPHYLIGGINGNLKGGRHLHYERKTITTGNLLLSILDMYGIQQDKQGDSTGRLAKL
- a CDS encoding ankyrin repeat domain-containing protein translates to MIRKFILAGFAVLAVSAASMTFLAVGHNDVADASMKHDDAALRTLIQQKADVNATQIDGATALHWAVYHQDSEAVDMLIKAGAAVDAKNREGITPLQMASVYGDAKTIDKLIKAGADAKQRGPAGETMLMLAARAGSPDAITVLLAAGAEVNAKEPLRGTTALMWAVEQQHPAAVGALLDGKADFAARTGGAGLPRNYMANRVNAARVDAANKVRKEAAEDGKTYEEQLAIDVANGSVTGVRGAGGGGFGAAGGRNRQQGAAAGGPAAAGQQQAANAGQQAGGQPAAAQGGRGQAGRGQGGRGQRGGGAGAQAAGAGNAAAAAAPEEDDTDVIVAGLVGTGGGGLTAMVLAAREGDLESSKLLLKAGADVNQTTEYGWTPLLTATNNRHYKLAEYLIEHGADVNKKNKGNWTPLYLATDNRNIEGGDFPVPKPDLDHLDYIKFLLGHGADPNIAAKDNTLTRTIFTMQWFLEDGATPFIRAAQSSDLELLKLLVAHGANPMTKTNHEDTALTAASGVGWVEGVTYEHSYKENIETVKYLLDLGLDAGAANGDGRTSLMVAAAKGRPEVIQMLVDHGAKLDARDKGNRDTETLVSKIAGHTWEALDYADGLVRFGVQSAVARPEAASLIRKLMTERGMAVPPANRNVDSICIVEICKERVFKESK